The genomic DNA TCCTTAACCATGATCAAGGAACAGCTGGGTTAGGACTTCCCcgccggtccagtggttaaggctctgcgctgccaatgcagggggcccaggttcaatccctggtcagggaactagctcccacatgccacaacttaGAGCCTacatgccgggcttccctggtggcacagtggttaagaatccgcctgccaatgcaggggacacgggttcgagccctggtcggggaagatcccacgtgccgcacagcaactaagctgTGTGCCataatactgagcctgtgctccgcaacaagacaagccactgcaatgagaagctcacgcaccacaatgaagagtagctcctcagtgcaactagagaaagcccacgcgcagcaacaaagaccaacgcagaaaaaataaataagttaattaaaaaaaaagaagagcccccatgccacaactaaagatcctgcacacagcaatgaagatcccatgtaaGACCcggcatagccaaataaataaatattttaaaaatatgtatacactttagggcttccctgctggcgcagtggttgggaatctgcctgccaatgcaggggacacaggttcgagccccggtctgggaagatcccacatgccgcggagcaactaggcccgtgagccacaactactgagcctgtgcgtctggagcctgtgctctgcaacaagagaggccgcgatagtgagaggcccgtgcaccgcgatgaagagtggcccccgcttgccgcaatagagaaagccctcgcacagaaatgaagacccaacacagccaaaaataaataataatttttaaaaatatatgtatacacttaaaaaaaaagaaacagctggATTGGGGGGAGTGATGGGAAATAAGCAAGGTGCAGAAACTTGCTCAAGATTGGTTATAAATAACCTAAGCTGCTAAGTGACAGGACTGGGATCCGAGCCCGGTTCTGGTACCCCTAAGATGAGTGCTTTCTTCATCGCAACCACCTTTGTGGATGTAAAAGTACCTGCCCTTGCAAGATGTACCACGAACATAGCTCAAGAATCTCACACTGTTTTCGGGGCTTAGTGGTTTCATTAAACTATCCAGATGGCAAACTAGTGAAACCAAACAGGAGTTGAACACATCTGTGGGGCTTCACTACTGTTTTAAGGTTTAAAAGTGCATGACAAGAGGTTTGAGTTGGCTTCCAGATACCTGGGCTGAAAAATAAGCAGTCTGCTCAATCACTAAGAGGGTAGCAGCCAAGCTCTTTCTGCTCTGAGCCAGACATAGACTGCAGGCTAAACCTAATGGGACAATGGCGCAAGGGTGTGACATGAACATCTGGGTAAAGGCTGCATAGAAGGCCAAGTTGTAATGGTAAGATTCTTTTAGGAAAGGATTggttcttctatttctttggggCACCCAGCCCTGGGCAAGACACGATAAACACTTATTCATGGTGCAAAGAGTGGAAAGCTGGACTCTATTCCAGGACTGGCACCGTCTTAATGCGTCACCTTGAACAAGTATGATCTTTCTAAGACCTTAAGCTTCTTGCCAAAAAAAGTGAAGGTcgcactagatttttttttttttttttttttttaccatacaAGGATTATGCACTCATACTCATTCAAGGAAACTtggagaacaaaaataaaagtaatctgCAAAGGTGACCATTGGACTTTCTGGGGTTTATATTTCTGTTGGGCAATATAACAAAATGGCTAAGAGACTGGGCTCCTGAATCACTGCAGAATTCAAACCCCAGAGCTGCACATGGCCTGTATGCAAGTTACTTATCCTTTCCATGtatcagtttccttgtttgtaaaatgctTCAGAGAATTGCTGGgacaattaaatgaaatgatgtttaaaaagaagGTCTGGTAATGCTGGGCTTACATTCTTAGGGCAACAGAAGGTGGGCGCTGAATAGCACCTGCTCTTTTTTCAAAAAGAGTTTGTACACCCTGGGTACACCTCAGTCGCCACTACTCATTCAGAGAATACCTATGCACTTAACCTGCTATAATCACTCACAACCCTCCCAGTCCATAGGGACTGGAGGCTGCTAATTGTTCCTGGGCGTTTGGAGATTTTGACAAAAAAGACTATACTACTGCCAAGAGGTGGTTAAAAGCTACTGCTTCCCAACAGTAGGTAGCAATTGATTTGTTCACTCATTTGGTAATTGGGTTTCCTATTAAGTGACATTTCCAGAAAGACAAAATTCACCTCTTTAAATATCACACATTTCCACCTAATTACTATTTAAGATGGAGTTGTTTGTAGAATAAATCCACACCTCCCTATTTTCTTAAACACAGGCTACTGAACACAGGGTCTCTGAGGGTGGCACACCAAGCAGACCCCTCTCTTGGCAAGTCGCTTAACTTTTCTTGACCTTGGAATCATGCATAAAACACCAAACAAGACCAGATGAGCTCTTTAAGTGCCTATCAATTATAACTGACTGAATGTCTACCTCACCTCATCTTTCTCAGTCAGGGTTCTATTATAAGAGCATTTAGTCCAGATACGTAGGACAACTTCTATGCATCTGGGCTACTTGTTAGTTATGTACCATCCTTGGGAGACTTGAAAAAAGagtccattgatctttctgtgtCCTCAATCAGATGAAAGACCCCGGTTGAGAAAACTTTTGACTGTGAATTAGAAACCCTGCCCTCTAAAGCTCACAGACAAGGCACTTAAACCAGTAATTGAGGGAAATGCATTTAATTTCATGGAAAGCACTATGGCAGCGTGGCAGAAGAAGTGCCTCTGTTGGCCCTTGGGCTGACCAATGGAACAGTTCTgctgttgtattagtttctttctgcctcttccctGCTATCAGGCTGCCAGGAGTTGTTTCTCTGGGCACCACTCTACTTCCATCTACAagccttttaatttatttctagtttcatgcggACTGAAATGAGAGCTAATCGATTTGGCAAATAAGGCTCTGAGGGACGTCCTAAGCATTGAAGTTATTTGGCTGCAGTCAGAGATGTCACCTGAGTCAGTCTCTGGATCTGAGATGAAAAAGGATAAAGTTTCTAGGGGCTGACTttattattgattgattgattgatatttttggctgcgccacgaggctggtgggatcttagttccccgaccagggattgaacccgggccccagcagtgaaagcaccgagtcctaaccactggactgccagggaattcctggggcTGACTTTAGAGGGCATATCTAGAGCAGCATTTGAGAGAAGCTCTGAGTTCCAAGTCCTGGATTCTCCTCGTAATACCTGTGAAACTTTGGCGCAGGTTACATAACCTTTCTGaggcttggtttcttcatctatgaaagaGATACTAGTATTTGCCTTTCGGGATTATATGTGATTACTGAGATATAACGCATATAAAATcttagtgcctggtacataagcATGCTAATGCTTTTCAGCTCAAAACAAATGATAGGTTATTAATGGGCCAAGAGATTTCTGTTAGCCAGTCAGGACCTTTACAGCTAGTGTGGCTATCACCTAAAACCATTTAACACTTGTCTTCACTTAACTGGGTTCCATTTCAAATGTCAGTGAAGGCAGTACATTCAAAACATGAAAATCCTACAAATGTCACATCTAAAATAGAATCATTACCCCAAACTGGTTTCCTAATTTATGGCAAGATTGCAAATCACTGAATACTAAGTCACTATTCCAGTTACCAGAACCAAATCCCTCTTCATCTTTTCCACAAACTCTTCCCTGAATAatagttgcatttctttatagttACCCTCTAGATGCCTTGGGAAATTCTGACTGCTCTTCCCACCTTTCCCATAGATAATAAAgaacattcaacaaacatttactgagtgtctgctcAGTGCTAGATGAAGATGAGCAATAACAGACATGCTTCCTGTGAGGTGGACGAGCAGTAGGAGAGGGGCAGAGAatcaaatatcaattaaatacatgtataaatacatgtaaaattacaGCTCTTTTGAATACCATGAGAGCCACAGGTCCTGAAAGAGAACCTGACTCAatacagaagaatgaaaactTCCTTGAGGAAGTGGCAGTTGAAatctgaaggaaggaaattaagtaggcaaaaaaaaaaaaaaaaaaaaaaatgtggggacttccctggcagtccagtggttaagatcccatgcttccactgcagggaatacgggtttgatccctagtcaggaaactaagatcctgcatgccgcacagtgaggccaaaaaaaaaaaaaaaaaaaaaaaaggaatgcatgGGCTGAGATGGGGGTAAAGGCAAGAGCCCAGAATTCTAACAAGGGGAAAGAATGGAGAGCTCTGGGAAAGCGATGTCTTGAAGAAGTGGGCAGAAGCTTGGTTAAATGATGCCCCACAGGCTATGGTGAAGCTTTCCTTTTTATCCTAAAGAGCACTAGGAAGCCACCTGAAGGGCTTGGGTAGGAGAATGACATCAGATTTCTGTTTTGAAACActgtaactttgggcaaattgGTTAACCTCCCTAGACCTAAGCATCAAGATTACAAAATAGAGGATTTGAAGGAATCAAAGACTGGagtgagggctcccctggtggcgcagtggttgagagtccgcctgccgatgcaggggacacgggttcgtgccccagtctgggatgatcccacatgctgcggtgcggctgggcccgtgagccatggctgctgagcctgtgtgtcaggagcctgtgctccgcaacgggagaggccacaacggtgagaggcccgcgtatcccaaaaaaaaaaaaaaaaaaaaaaaaagactggagtgAGACCACGAGGCTAGCAAGCACTTTACATGAAGGTTATTGTTACAGATAAGTGTGGCTCTCCCTACCGGCATTGACTAATGGCAGCTTTCTTCCTCCCACCTGTACcaggagtttatttttaaaaattccatcagAAAAAGGCTAGGACAGAGTTGTAGACTGCCCATATCTTTATAGGCTACATACCCATCCTCTCTAAGAAGCTGCAGTCCCAAACAGCAAACAAGTCTGCTTTTCAAAAaagatcattttcttttaaaatgtattaagatTTGGCAAAAATTGGTAGAGGTGGGTAGAGGCTGCACCCTTTTAGTATTCATAAGCTGCTTTGTCAAAGACCCACCCCTCCCTGTTTCATTACACTACTTCACTACTTGGGTTATTACTCTGCCCCCTTAGGCATTTGTGTTTTGGGCCCTAGgtgtaaaatgaaaagttaaaacttccctctaggcttccctggtggcgcagtggttaagaatccgcctgccaatgcaggggacacaggtttgagccctggcccaggaaggtctcacatgccacggagcaactaagcccatgtgccacaactactgagcccgcgtgccacaactactgaagcccacgcgtacagcccgtgctccgcaacaagagaagccacgacaataagCCACGcagcgcaacaaagagtagcccccacttgccacaactagagaaagccggcacgcagcaacgaagacccaacacagccaaaaaacaaacaaacaagaaaacttcCCTCTGCATTCCCATCTTCTTTAACACTAACCATCGTTAATAGTTTCTTGCATGCCCTTtcagggaacaaaacaaaacttaatgCATACACCagagtatataaaatagattacacATAAAGTATCGATAATACCATACACGATGTCATGaactttgcctctttttttttttgccttttttattaAGTATATCTTGGAGACCTTTCCATATCAGCATAtagttatttcattatttttaactgcCAAATATTCCAGTGTACTATGATGATGTATTTAGTCATGAAGGACACTTAGAATGTTTCTGGGGTCTGTTTCTCTTCTGTTGTTTTGTATTATAAACAGATTTGCATACCCTGGGCGCTGTGAACACATCTTGATGCACTTTCACAGATATTTCCATAGGGAACCACGAGGTCagaaaatatgtacatttaaaatttttgagacaGGAATTCAGCAGCAAGGAAATCAGACATGAGCTCACATTCTATTAACAAGAAACATtacaaatcaacaaaaataagattatcaagaaaaatattagaagaaaaccctgggacttccctggtggtccagtggttaagactccgcgcttccactgaagggatcgcgggttcgatccctggtccgggaaatacgatcccgcatgccgcacggccaaaaaaagaaaaccagacaggATAAGGAGTTAATGCAAAGATCCTAGAGGAGCAACGAATCTGGCGTGTTGGAGAAACGGTAAAGAAGCCAATGTGGTTGGAATGATAAAAGCAGTACTTCGGTGCGGTAGGGAGGGACTCTAGGAAGTTGGGCCTCGAAAGTGAAGCTTAGCAGTTCGGATTTTGTTCCTAGTTACACTGGGAGCCATCGAGGATTCTACAAGGGAGGGACAGGATCCATAATGAACAAGGGAAAGAGTGAAAGCACCCGCGGGGTGACCGTGGGCAAGTTCTCGCATCTCGCTTCTGTGAAATGAGACACTAATCTTCATCTTAACTGGGAGCGAAGGCGCCGCAGGCAAGGCTTGGAGGGCCGTAGTCGCGAGCTTACCTGTCCTCCAGAACTGACTCCATGGGCTCCACCCCGTCCGTGTCCACGGCGCGAAGCCGGTCGGCGAAGGCGATGGCTTTCTCCAGCCGTGCCACGGCCTCTTGGCTGCCGAAGTCCACAAGCGCTAGCCGCTCCAGGTGCTCGATCAGCTCGGCCGTGACCCGGCGGCTTCCCTGGGGGAGGATGAGGCGGAGGGCTTGGGTCACCGGTGGGGCCTGCTCCGCCTCCCGCCCCGCTTCGGCACCCGCCTAGACGCCCCGGCCTCTACCTGAGGATCGGCCTTGGAGGGGAAGCCCCGGCGCCCGCCCGCCGACGCTCGAAGGCCCAGCCACACTGCCCGCGTCCACATTTCTCTCCTTCTCGGCCCCCGTAGTGCGTCCTCTCGTAAAGCCTAGCGACGCGCTTAAAAGTGATGACATCCGAGAGCGCCGCCACCGCCGACGCCATGAACAGTGTAGGGGAGGCTTGCACCGACATGAAGCGTGAGTACGACCAGTGCTTCAATCGCTGGTTTGCCGAGAAATTCCTCAAGGGGGACTGCTCCGGGGACCCGTGCACCGACCTCTTCAAGCGCTACCAGCAGTGTGTTCAGGTGAGCTGAGGCCCGGGTCCTCTCGCCTCTACCCCAGGCACCGGCTTCTCTCTACGGTGTCCCTGGCCTCACGCATCGTATCTTGAGGGCGTTGGGACTGGCAGGGTAAAGAAAAGCCTCGATGAGACCAGTGACAGTAGTTCTCTCCCCTACCGTTACCAAGGCTGCCTGGTATCTTTCCGAATggcaaagttaaatatttttgcaGCACTTTACTTTTTACGGAGCCCAGTAACATTCTTTGGTTCATTTGGTGCTCAACTTGAACTTGCAAAGTGGGTATAGTTATTCGTATTTTATGCATGGAACACTCACGCCCAGAAAAAGGAAGTGATTAGTCGAAGTTCACTAGAATCAAGTTTCCTTGGATTTTGCGGTGGTGCACTTTTCCAATATTGCTGAGGGATAAGGAGGGGTGTTAGCCTCTCTGGCCTGTTAGACATTATGGAGGATCTCCTTTTGTTATATTCCCTTCATTGACCTATTTTATTCTCTCTTGACTAGCCAGAGCATCTTCATTCCAGCCCAGTGAATGTGAAACTGATCTGAATCGTAATAACAGCCCTGGGCAAGGCACTCCCAATTAGTTAACTTAAAAAACATCCTCAGTAATTCCAGGTGGAGCTGCTGTCTTTACCCAATATAGATAGGAAAGTTAGGCTTGATCAAAGTTACATAGCCAGTAAGTCCTGGGACTGATTTGAACTTGTGTCTGTCACAATAGAGTGGTGATACTGTTTAAATTCCACTTCTGAATTTTGATGTTAACTCTTTCCAATCTCTCTGGTTTTACAGTTAATTTCTTTGTAATCTTACTTATGTTAAAAAGCATGGGGTTTGAATCATGTTTGGTAGTCCTTATGGTCCAGTCGGATTTACTTTTGTACCATCATATTTATAAAGTTTGGTCCTCAGGCTCCATGTGGACCTTTATCATGTGTTTTCTTCCATCAGAAAGCAATAAAGGAGAAGGAGATTCCTATTGAAGGACTGGAGTTCATGGGCCACGGCAAAGAAAAGCCTGAAAGCTCTTCTTGACCTTGACAGTCACCTTGAAAATGGACTCAAGTCAGGAAATTGAGGACTCTGGATCGTGTCAGTTAAAGCTGTGAAGATAGCATCGATTTGATGAATCTAGGAGAGGAGTTTCCTGTCCTCCttgatatttttctctcatttgtaaaagatgatgaaaaaaatcactctttgCTTTGAAATTTCTGGCTTTGGCATCAGCAGGAACTCAATCTGCTAAATAATGGGATTATGGTTGCAATACTTGGTCTGGGATCcgttttaaatatatcttgtatGTAAATGCTGATAATGACCAAGGTTGCCTGAGTTATGCTTCGAAGGGCATTACTTGTACACTGTACTGGGGTTACTGTTCATGGAAGCAACTGGTTAGgatctctcttttctctcacgGAGATAATGCTTTGGAAAGGGTTCCCAGCACAACAGTTTCGATCAATGCTTGggagcagttttatttttatacagtaacTTAACTGTTAAGATTGCTGATGGACTGGGTTAGCCAAGAGGAAGACAGCTTTTAACAGTTCCCTACCTTAAGAAGAGGTGTCAGATCTCATATTAAGAGGTGAAAGCTTCAAGAACACTGTGAACACCATCTCAGAGTTCATGGTGTAGTTCAGCAATTAAGATCCTTGGAGTGGCTATGCAGGAGGATCCTAAATTGCAAAGATTTGCTGTTGCCAGCTTTCAACTTAAGTAAATGAATTAAGTCAATCTGTGTATCATAAAAGTGCCAAAATGCTGCATCTGGTTAAATGGGGAGAGAAAAGAGTTCACTTTATTTGCCTCCTTTACCCACCCTGCCCTGTAATGCCTGTAATCATGAAGATGGAACAAACTGTAACATTTAGTTTCTATCATTATTTGCCCCTGAAATTCAGTGCACTTTATGGAACTACCACCCTGTAACCCCACACATCCCATATATACACTGGGgggagttttttttatcattttaaaatgaagatttatcTAAGCTAGGTAGTATCGTATAGCAAATGGAAACCACTGATTTCTAAAATTTCCACAGTAAGCTACAGAtatcttaaaatgtttatataatgGCACCCCAAAAAATGTCAGGATCAGGTGAGCACTTACACACTTTAGAATATCATGTAGTCTCCACAATTGCATATCTTGAGTAATGTGGTTCAGTTTTTTTTATGTACCCATATAGTATGAAACTTGATTTACAGAAGTCCTAGATCCTATTATCTCTTCTCCACTTTACCAATTAATAACTTCATATTTAATTTGACCAGTCCTTCATGTCATTGCAATACATTCTGCATTTATATTTTGACAGGTTAAGGTCCATTATACAAAAGATATCTGGAACCCAGTTGAGGGAGTCCAGGCAGCAAGCTAGAGTTAAGTATAACTGTCCTGAAATAAGCCTGCCCACAAGCCAGTAAAACCTTATAGGCTCTTGAATCTTACCACAAAACTGTCTGGTTGAGCCTtgagaataaaacaaatgttattatAATTGCTACTGagggaataatttttttctgattgttcCTCATGCTATTTTGACTTTATCCTGCCCATAAAATGGCTCCCACTATCTCAACTACttaaaaggttttaaattttgaagaggAAATCTTAATTGCTCTTTAATGGTGATCTCTCCTAATTCCTATGGCTACAGGAAGGTTTTAATTCCAGAAACAAATAAAGCCAGTTCTATATGCAGAAATGTGTCACACTGCCTTTATTTCTCCAAAAGTTTCTGACCCTTCCAGCCTTCCAGCCTTAAGGGAGATGAGAGATGACCCAAGATGAGAACTTGACATCTTTGGAGAAAATTATCTGACTATAGGGAGAATTCTTCAGCAAATGCTGGTGTCTTTGCCATCTGAAGTCTGCCAGGACCCAGTTTTGACCCTTAATTAGCTTGACTTGTGGTATCTGCTTTACCCACCCCAGGCACAAGAAACCAGTGCCAGGCCTGTTACAAACATTGTTATTTGGAGGCCTGAATTGGACCTGAAACACCGTAAACAGCAGCCGCAGACcttcactgcagaaatagaaataacatcaatgttaatttctgagGGAAAAACACCACCAAAGAATGCAAATCTCAGCTCATgactaaattatttatttaagccATCTCCTGCCATAAGCAAAGGGACGGAAGATCAGTATAATGGTCATCAAGTATAATGGTCATCACTGGATACAAGAAGGTGAGCTTAAGGTCTCGAACACTTTTCTGGTCCATGTGTGCAGAGTAATGGTCCAAACCAGTGCTGTGGTCCCCACTGGGTAATGGCCCAGGTTCTCTTTATTCGTCTTCATAGCCAGTTGGAAGCGGATTCACGTGAGAGTTATGGAATAGGGTATGGTTACCATCTCCCCAGGGAAAGGGCTGTGGAGTGAAGATGTCAATTAAGCAATTCCAGAAAATAGTTCAGAAACAACACTACCACGAACTGCCTAAAGTAGGGTGAGTAACagttaatacataaaaacaaaatggaaattagtCCTTTAACTACTGGCATATTTCAGCCCTCCCATAATTTAAGGGAGCTCTTATAAATTCCAGGGGAGCCCGTAAAGTAGACAGTATGAAAAGCAAGCTCAAGTTCGTTACTCAAAAGCCTCTCGCTGGTAACTGTACATCAGTGCTGTGTTTCTGAAAGTGCAATCCTCCCACCACCTGTATCAAAGTGGTAGAGGTGGGTATGGGGGCAGAGAATGTTActtaaatgcagatttctggaccTGAAACAAATCTCTGGATTGGAAACTGCAACATACCCTCAGTTATTTTGCATGCTACTTTTGAAAAGCATTGCTCTAGGGCAGTGATTTCCAGCCCAGGATGATTCTGCCCCTGTGGCGACATAAGCCAGTATATGGAGACATCTTGGGAAGAGAAGCGTATACTACTAGCACCTAGTGGTTAGAGGTcaaagatgctgctaaacatcctataactcacaggacagcccctcctcaccccaaagagaattatccagccccaaatgtcaatagtactGAGGTTAAGAAACCTTACTGCACGGCTTCTAATTCTATTGTACAAGGGTGGGAGTGGCGCTCAGACTCAAAAATTCTTTCTGGATCTAAGGATCCTGCTTAATTTTCCAGTCCTACCTGGGCTAAGAGAAGTAATAACTTTATAATATATCTGCATCAATAGCCAAAGGATGACATAGTTGGGGTGATAACTAGCACAGAGGTGAACAGAAGCTGTCAATCTCTTCATTATGCAGCTAGTAGCTTCCAGATGCCCAGGTTTTAGAAAGGTGAACCGCCTTCCGACTTCGCCAGTCTAAGGGAGTTTCCCAAATCTCCAGGTTTTGTACCACCGACAACTGTTTCAGAACAGTATCAGAAGGCAAAAGGTAGGATGACTCggagaaaggaaaactgaagggCACTTATTGTACGACCTTGAAGAAGAAAGTGAGATATGACcggagaaaataaaatgagaaaattaaatgagaaactaCACGCACGGCACCCACGCTTTTAGAGAATGAAGAACTTGGCATTTGGAATGAAAAGCGAAGAGACACTCGAACAGACTACAAGGGGTACCTTGGACCTGATGCGGAGATGGGGGTAGGCGACGAACTCGGGTCTCTCCTCCTCTCCGTGGCGCGACTTCAGGAACACGTTCAGCATGCTCACTCCCACCCCGGGGAGCGCCACTAAGTAGGTGAGAGACTTCCACATGCGAGCTGCAGAGGGGGCACGACGCTCAGGCCTGGCGGTAATACGCCCgggtctcctctccctcccccaaggCCTCAAGCCAAGGTCACAGTCCCGCCGCTCTTCTCTCCAGTGGGGCCGAGGCCCGCCCTGCGCACCCAGTCCCAGTACCTGAGCCCTCCTCGCCGTGAGCGCCACTCGACATAGGCCGGCTCAGCAGCCGGGAACGACCCAGCAGCCCAGAAACCCTGGGTACAGCTGCCACCGCCATCTTCGACCAGAACGGCCGCAGCGCCGGAAGCGGAAACAGAAAAGTTGGCTGTGGGGGCGGGGCCAGAACCTCAAAAGGAAGTTCCTATTGGGCGGTGCCTTTTAACCCGAGGAGCCTGCGCACTGTCCTCCCGGCCCGCAGAATCCTAGCCTGAAAGCTCGGAGCCGCAGAGCTAGAGGGAGCATGCGCTCTGCACTCCTGCGTGCACTCCCTGCTCCCTAAGGTCAGCACCCTGGTGAGGTTAAGCGCAAAAGAAAGGTTTGTGGAGGACACCCTGGCATCCGGGGTCGCTCCCTTCGTTGAAGTCCGTACACAGCAACAGGAGGTTCCGAGCACAAACCACTCTATCTAAAATgccatttcccctcctccctaTCCTTTGACTCTGCGCTATTTCTTTCATGGCACCAGGACATAATAATAattgtcatcatcattatt from Pseudorca crassidens isolate mPseCra1 chromosome 12, mPseCra1.hap1, whole genome shotgun sequence includes the following:
- the GATC gene encoding glutamyl-tRNA(Gln) amidotransferase subunit C, mitochondrial, with the protein product MWTRAVWLGLRASAGGRRGFPSKADPQGSRRVTAELIEHLERLALVDFGSQEAVARLEKAIAFADRLRAVDTDGVEPMESVLEDRCLYLRSDNVVEGNCAEELLQNSHRVVEEYFVAPPGNISWPKLDEKEPFSHC
- the TRIAP1 gene encoding TP53-regulated inhibitor of apoptosis 1; the encoded protein is MTSESAATADAMNSVGEACTDMKREYDQCFNRWFAEKFLKGDCSGDPCTDLFKRYQQCVQKAIKEKEIPIEGLEFMGHGKEKPESSS
- the COX6A1 gene encoding cytochrome c oxidase subunit 6A1, mitochondrial translates to MAVAAVPRVSGLLGRSRLLSRPMSSGAHGEEGSARMWKSLTYLVALPGVGVSMLNVFLKSRHGEEERPEFVAYPHLRIRSKPFPWGDGNHTLFHNSHVNPLPTGYEDE